In a genomic window of Glycine max cultivar Williams 82 chromosome 13, Glycine_max_v4.0, whole genome shotgun sequence:
- the LOC100781565 gene encoding protein LNK2 → MFDWNDEELANIVWGEAGESDDHIVPYPEASEDLNDKKEWNQEASATKLIEQRRIEAKTDFHQGKLGSSSKLDIIEGSSASESGTKSWPDLSLSNAAKTDQGSLGAEVSKNLEETTQLEKDVEKQGDFVNYAWDNIGSFDDLDRIFSNDDPIFGHVSLENSDELWSSKDVSNSAVPILLEAPNPTSALSNRSEPLEIKAEYVQQNDQSFSPRFKKIGNSSSHDIANAPANTFNVGYDRDRIAPADKEQQDFGQNNQLKARKKSQGKQEVKALQEFYGSWSPSSTTCGQFQNQQSSVIQSSPSSILGKRNQLQGPETLYQDIRNTYVTSSAYENLTNTYSSMSTLPQAQSGVLMRQPLLSGYEASLGVMNPVSKSVDLVKPLTMTPQEKIEKLRRRQQMQAMLAIQKQQQEFSHQVPSSNKSMNEKCAIEMHSQLCDGADPEIEDLRTTLDPPTEQDDSNTISLAIDDLFVEDTILYMLQDVISKLDVNIRLCIRDSLFRLAQSAMQRNYASDTSSTNNSSREELKVAAREERSSQNRYARIADVETKTNPIDRTVAHLLFHRPLDLTGNYPDKLESPISAKIQYESKEANLEKFPMGCLPDEDMKSNQQISPQVLEAQPQDQFKNSHCRDSSENASNNDLADAGDQVLEASQ, encoded by the exons ATGTTTGATTGGAACGACGAAGAG CTCGCTAACATAGTATGGGGTGAGGCGGGTGAGAGTGATGATCATATTGTGCCTTATCCGGAGGCAAGTGAAGATCTTAATGACAAGAAAGAATGGAATCAGGAAGCTTCTGCTACTAAACTGATTGAGCAGAGGAGAATAGAGGCTAAAACTGATTTTCATCAAGGAAAGCTAGGAAGCAGTTCCAAACTTGATATTATTGAGGGATCTTCTGCCTCAGAATCTGGCACAAAGTCATGGCCTGACTTATCTTTATCCAATGCAGCTAAAACTGATCAGGGTTCCCTGGGTGCAGAAGTATCTAAAAATTTAG AAGAGACTACCCAGCTTGAAAAGGATGTAGAAAAGCAAGGTGATTTTGTCAACTATGCCTGGGATAACATAGGAAGCTTTGATGATCTTGATCGAATTTTCAG CAATGATGACCCTATATTTGGCCATGTAAGTCTTGAGAATTCTGATGAGCTGTGGTCTTCCAAAGACGTGAGTAACAGTGCAGTACCCATACTCTTGGAAGCTCCAAACCCAACAAGTGCTTTAAGCAACAGATCTGAGCCTTTGGAAATTAAAGCAGAATATGTTCAACAGAATGATCAATCATTTTCCCCTAGATTTAAGAAGATTGGCAATTCTTCATCTCATGATATTGCGAATGCTCCTGCAAACACATTCAATGTAGGATATGATAGAGATAGAATTGCCCCAGCTGATAAGGAGCAACAG GATTTTGGGCAAAATAATCAGTTGAAAGCTCGGAAAAAATCACAAGGTAAACAAGAGGTAAAAGCATTGCAGGAGTTTTATGGTAGCTGGTCTCCTTCATCAACTACATGTGGACAATTTCAGAATCAGCAGTCTTCAGTCATACAGTCTTCTCCCTCTTCAATTCTTGGGAAACGGAACCAGCTTCAAGGACCTGAGACACTATACCAGGACATCAGAAATACATATGTGACATCCTCTGCATATGAGAACCTTACAAATACATATTCTTCTATGTCAACGCTACCACAAGCACAGTCAGGAGTTCTTATGCGACAGCCTCTGCTTTCTGGGTATGAAGCATCTCTTGGTGTTATGAATCCTGTGAGCAAGTCTGTGGACTTAGTTAAGCCTCTTACAATGACTCCCcaggaaaaaattgaaaaattgagGAGGCGGCAGCAAATGCAAGCAATGCTTGCTATTCAGAAGCAACAGCAAGAATTCAGCCATCAAGTTCCTAGCTCTAATAAATCAATGAATGAAAAATGTGCCATAGAAATGCATAGTCAACTTTGTGATGGGGCTGATCCTGAAATTGAAGATTTAAGAACAACTCTAGATCCACCAACTGAGCAAGATGATTCTAATACAATCTCTCTGGCAATTGATGATCTTTTTGTTGAAGACACCATACTGTACATGCTTCAGGATGTTATATCAAAG TTAGATGTCAACATAAGACTCTGCATTAGAGATAGCTTGTTCCGGTTGGCTCAAAGTGCTATGCAAAGGAATTATGCTAGTGATACAAGCAGTACAAACAACAGTAGCAGAGAAGAACTTAAAGTTGCtgcaagagaagaaagaagtaGCCAAAACAG ATATGCTAGGATTGCTGATGTTGAAACCAAGACAAATCCCATCGATCGAACTGTAgctcatttgctctttcatagGCCTTTGGATTTAACTGGGAATTATCCTGATAAGCTTGAGTCACCTATTTCTGCTAAGATACAATATGAAAGCAAAGAAGCTAACCTCGAGAAGTTTCCTATGGGATGCTTGCCAGATGAGGACATGAAAAGTAATCAACAAATTTCTCCCCAAGTGCTTGAGGCCCAGCCTCAGGACCAATTTAAAAACAGTCATTGCAGAGACTCCTCAGAGAATGCTTCTAACAATGATCTAGCTGATGCTGGAGATCAGGTGCTTGAAGCCTCTCAATGA
- the LOC100791135 gene encoding aspartic proteinase CDR1, whose amino-acid sequence MSRSSSLALVLLCLYNLSFLEAINGGFSVEMIHRDSSRSPFFRPTETRFQRVANAMRRSINRANHLNQSFVFPNSPKTTVISALGEYLMSYSVGTPSLQVFGIVDTGSDIIWLQCQPCKKCYKQITPIFDSSKSKTYKTLPCPSNTCQSVQGDLSVETLTLGSTSGSPVQFPGTVIGCGRDNAIGFEEKNSGIVGLGRGPVSLITQLSPSTGGKFSYCLVPGLSTASSKLNFGDAAVVSGHGTVSTPLFSQNGQVFYFLTLEAFSVGRNRIEFGSPRSGGKGNIIIDSGTTLTVLPNGVYSKLESAVAKTVKLKRVRDPNQVLGLCYKVTPDKLDASVPVITAHFRGADVTLNAINTFVQVADDVVCFAFQPTETGAVFGNLAQQNLLVGYDLQKNTVSFKHTDCTKQ is encoded by the exons ATGTCACGCTCTTCATCTCTGGCTCTTGTTTTGCTGTGTCTTTACAACCTCTCTTTCTTAGAGGCAATCAATGGTGGGTTTAGTGTGGAGATGATCCACCGTGACTCATCAAGATCACCATTCTTTCGTCCCACAGAAACTCGATTCCAAAGGGTTGCCAACGCCATGCGTCGTTCCATTAACCGTGCCAATCATTTGAACCAATCTTTTGTCTTTCCAAACTCACCTAAGACCACTGTTATATCAGCTCTAGGTGAATACCTCATGAGCTATTCAGTTGGAACCCCATCACTCCAGGTCTTTGGAATTGTTGATACGGGTAGTGACATCATTTGGCTCCAATGCCAACCATGTAAAAAATGCTACAAACAAATCACTCCTATATTTGATTCTTCAAAATCCAAAACATACAAAACCCTACCTTGCCCTTCTAATACATGTCAATCTGTTCAAG GAGATCTTAGTGTGGAGACCCTCACTTTAGGCTCCACCAGTGGCTCTCCAGTCCAATTTCCTGGAACTGTGATAGGATGCGGGCGTGACAATGCTATTGGCTTTGAAGAGAAAAATTCCGGCATCGTTGGCCTAGGGCGCGGACCTGTGTCCCTTATAACTCAATTGAGTCCTTCAACAGGTGGGAAGTTTTCTTATTGTTTGGTACCAGGGCTGTCTACTGCATCTAGCAAACTCAATTTTGGAGATGCTGCGGTGGTTTCCGGCCATGGGACTGTCTCAACCCCGTTATTCTCACAAAATGGACAAGTATTTTACTTCCTAACCCTAGAAGCATTCAGTGTAGGACGCAATAGAATAGAGTTTGGAAGCCCTAGATCTGGTGGAAAGGGAAATATCATAATTGACTCAGGTACAACGCTCACTGTTTTGCCAAATGGTGTTTACTCAAAGTTGGAATCAGCAGTAGCAAAGACAGTGAAATTGAAGCGTGTTAGGGATCCAAACCAAGTGTTGGGTCTTTGCTACAAAGTTACACCTGATAAACTAGATGCAAGTGTACCAGTGATCACAGCACATTTTAGGGGTGCAGATGTCACTTTAAATGCTATCAACACCTTTGTTCAAGTGGCCGATGATGTAGTGTGCTTTGCTTTCCAGCCAACTGAAACTGGTGCCGTCTTTGGGAACTTGGCTCAGCAAAACCTCTTGGTTGGCTATGATCTCCAAAAGAACACCGTGTCCTTTAAGCACACAGATTGCACTAAGCAATGA